The DNA region CGGCGGATGTTATCTGTCCCGCCCCGCCGGGAGCGGGCTGACCGACACGGCACCCCAAAAAATGGGGGCCTCGACCTTAAATCAGGCCGAGGATTTTCATCGCCGTTGCGACCGAACCGAGTGCATAGAAGGCGATTTTGACCTTTTTGAGCACTCGGTCAACGTCTTCGTCGGTCATGGATTCCATCTGAGGACGGGCGTTCCGTCCTCGGCTATAACTACAATCTTCGCCCCCATAAAACTATTGAATCAATGATTGTATAGAACAGAATGCCAAGACAGAAGCGCATTCAAAAATATAATTGTACTGCCTATTCTACGCTCTATAATAGAGTTTTGCGGGAAGAAGAGTTATATCCAAAGCACGCCCTATCACTAGACGGATTCCATCTGAGGACAGGGCTACGCCCTTTTTCCTCCGATGTCAACATTCTCCAGAGCGGCTGCTATTCCGGACGAATCCAGATTACGCGCCGGGCTTCGGGCTTCTTCTTCCGAATCTTGCCATCTTCCGCGAGATGATCGAGTACAGTATAGGTGGACCGACGCGGCCAATCAAGGGCGTTTGCAACCTCGCTGGTCATATAGGGTTCGCCGGGGTCCATTGCGGCTAACGCATCCTCGGGCTTGCGCTCTTGGACATATTCGCCGCCTTCGTTTCGCTCCCTCTCTCGGTCGTTTTCGGCCATATTCATCGATAGGGATTCTACCCTCATATAGCCTTGGCCTTACAAGGCCAACGTAAGTTTTAATACCTTGGCCCTGTAAGGCTAAGGTAGGAAGAACGGTGCCCTCGGGCGTGTGTAGAAACGCGCCGGGTGTTCCAGCACCCGGCACTGGTCTTCCAAATGCGACTCCGAAAGACCATGTCAACGAAATCGCCTACGGAACTTGAATCTGACGAGAAGGCACAGAAACGCGCGCAGTGGGAACAGTTCGGCTTCCACGTTGAAGCCCCCGGACAGGTCGAAGTGACCAACGAAAGCCACGACAACCCCGCTGACCACCAATACGTCGTGACGCTGGACGACGTGACGGGCAAAGCAATGGCGTGTACCTGCCCGCATCACGTCCACCGGAGCGCGTTCTGCAAGCACATGACTGCCGTCGAGAATGCGACTGATGACGGGACGCTCACGGCGTTCCCATCGGACGACGAGACGGACGAAAACGACACTGAATCGGCAGAGTGCGACTGTGACGGCCTGAATGGCTTCCCGTGCTGGCCGTGCGTTCGTACGGGTCGCAAAGAACTGCCGAACTAACCCCGTCTCACTCTTTTCATTTATGTCACGTCAAACAACGCTGTCCGATGGTGCCCAGCGAACGCTGACCGAGTGTGCGAATGCGGCCGAACGCGCAGACACACTGACGACAGAGCGCGACCTGCTCGACCGAGCGCAACAGCATGCGGTGGACGTCGCCACTGAGTATTTCCCCGATCTGCCTGTTGAAGCGATTGAATGGGAGGTGTCCCACCGACGACAGCGGTCAGCAGGTGCGACGAAATACGACCCGGCGACCGACGAGATAACGATCTCGCTCGCATGGGACGCGTTCGAGCAACACGGCTGGGAGCAATTCAGTTCGACAGTCCGCCACGAGTTGATTCACGCATGGCAGTATCACGAGTTCGGAGAGGCGGACCACGGGCGGACATTCACCCGCTGGACGGATGCGCTCGACACGTCGCAGTACTGCGAGCGGTTCACATCGCCGAACTGGTGGGTGATTTGCGAAGACTGTGACGGGCGACTCGCGCGTTATCGGCGCTCGAAGATCGTCAAACAGCCTGAGAACTACAGTTGTGGCAACTGCGGCGGGTCGCTCCGCGTCGAGGAGGCCACCGAATGACGGAGAAGTACCGCTGTCCTCACTGTCTGCGGCTTGTTGGGACCATGACGGTGGCTGGTCCGTCACGGGTCCATGTGAGTCCGTGCGGCCATCGTCTCGTTGCACCGGATGCGGTGCTTGAGATGGGTGATTTGCACCCTCCCCGTCCTGATGTGTGGGTGCTGAACTTTCTCGCTGACTCTCACTGACTCCCACAAACGCTTTCGGCCCTCCCTTATTATCTCATTCGCTCGTTTTTCGGTGGTACAGATGCTAACAGAAGTTAGGATTCTATACTAACCTATACGGCTCTACTGAAGACAGAG from Haladaptatus paucihalophilus DX253 includes:
- a CDS encoding SprT family zinc-dependent metalloprotease, with the protein product MSRQTTLSDGAQRTLTECANAAERADTLTTERDLLDRAQQHAVDVATEYFPDLPVEAIEWEVSHRRQRSAGATKYDPATDEITISLAWDAFEQHGWEQFSSTVRHELIHAWQYHEFGEADHGRTFTRWTDALDTSQYCERFTSPNWWVICEDCDGRLARYRRSKIVKQPENYSCGNCGGSLRVEEATE